Part of the Arachis hypogaea cultivar Tifrunner chromosome 6, arahy.Tifrunner.gnm2.J5K5, whole genome shotgun sequence genome, ATTGGGTTCTCACACTAGTTATAACTTCCTTGTACTCCTCCTTAATTGTATGAATATATGCAATCCTTACTCCCTTCTCCAAATTCTTCCATAAGACCTCTCTTCATATCCAATAGTATACCGTTTCCAATTCAATAAACACCATGTATAAATCCTTTTTGTTATTCTAAAGCCTTTCCATCATTCTATATATAGCTTCCATGGTAAATCTACTAGCATAAAACCAAACTGGTTATCTGAAACCTAAGTCTCTTATCTCGACCTCTATTTTATCGCTCtctcccataacttcatagtatgacacATATAAGCTTGATTTCTCTGTAATTTCCACAATTTTCTATATCTCATATTTTACTATAGAGACATCAAGATATTCCACCTCTATTCGTGTAGCTTCTTTTTGGACCTTTAAACCTCATTCATTTAGATAaacaataaatacaaaaaaaactcTATATAAGATTTTGGTTCCAATAATTTCCACAAAGGTCCTGTCACTCTTTTTGGAGGGATATCAATCCCAATGTTTGGACTCGAGCTTGGTCTTGGTCTTTGTTAAGTACCAGGCCAATCTCAAATTGGGCCCTCATTGGAATTGTTGATATGAGATTATAGAGAATGATAGGTATCCTTTTGTAAATAACTGctgattcagcactttatttaGATGAAAGAGGATTTTAGGAACTGTTGGGAAGAGAAATATGGATAGAGGCAACGGAGTGTAGGAagggtttaaaaaaaatttggaaggACTTCGGAAGATAAAGGGACCGTCTCGCACACATGCTTATAAGCTAACTCCATAAGGCACCTATTAGTCCccaaggctgcgtttgtttttgaAGATGTATACAGAGACATGGATAGTGAAtgtttaaaaagtgtttggaagtagagacatagacactagacactatcTCCGGAACCATTCTTtacttttgtgtccactcttttatAAAGGAGAATGATGGACATGGAATTTCAGAAGGTAGACAtggatttttttccttttgtccATAGATATTTTGTTATTCCACTGTTACTCTCTTCTCCATTCTCTATCTCTgcgttcttctttctctctttttctccatGTACTCTCTTCTTCTTGCAGAATTTCTTACCTGGCTTGATAATTCATTCCTTCTTATTGTTCATTCTCTTCTCTATGTCATGCTTCAGGTTTACTCAATGGAAACTTAATTCATTCTTCTATTTACATTACTttgtttattcttaattttgttacTTCAATACCATTTTCACCTTGTTGGTTTATAGACCAATTCTTCTTGTAATCCCCTGACTCCCCACACACTCATTCtctattaaattagtttatacTTGATGTGGAAAATTTGAAATCACATGACTATTTGTCATTTcacataatattttagtcttattcATGTCTATCCAAATATAATACAGGACATTATATTAGTCTTGTACAttgtatccaaacacaatacacaaaggatcatttttagtgtctttattCTATTAATTGTGTGTCACTGTCATGTCCACAAAAACAAACACAGCCCAAGAAACCGATAGATTAGTAAGGGGAAACGACAGGGATTGGTGATTCTTGGAAAATATGGATTAATGCCTTTCTGAGTAGAGATTATACAAACTAAACCCAAATGAGTAGAAAATTTAAGGATTGCCACAAGGCTTAGGACCGATATCCAAAAGAACAAATAAATTTGTGGTGGCCAAAGAGTATAAAGTACATATCTAAGCAGACGCAGCAGTATGAATTTAAGAACTTACCGGAAGTTGTAGAACATCACAAAGACCTGCTAAATCTGGCTTTGGCAAGAACTCATCTACATTACCTGTAGGCATGAAAAAGAGCCATCAGCAACATGTCCCTTCCAGCAACCACCTTCCCAAtcaagaaaaaatggagaaaaatTCATGATTTCGTGTGCATAAAGAAATAGATAAATGAATCAAAGAAAGTCAGCAGTACTAGTGTTTAGCTTCTTGTTCTTCAaactttttttcaaatatttggaATTGGCATGATCTGGCACTTTCCCCTTCCTTGTGACTGTAGTATCCTTGGACACTTCCTTCCTTTTGGAATCAACGTTACCCTCAGACACTTTCCTCTTCTTTCTATTATCAGCATTATTTTCACTTTCAGATTCCTTTGCTTTGTGATCAAAGTGATTGGCAGGTTTTCTGATCCTTTGAGATGAAACAGACAACAATTTCCATCTAGGACTCCTTCCCTGAAGGAGATTACTCCAAGAAAAAACATCAAAACCATCATCCAATTCCTTCATCACTCTTTCGCCATGCAATAAAATGTTCTTTGCATATTCCCCTCCTTTCTGCCATACTCTCGCTATGAAGGACAATCCATGATTATCAATGTCACTGCTTCCACCAGAAAATACGGTTGATAACTCACAGATTACATCATGTAGAAGTGACTGATCAGAGGCAATGTCTTGAGCAAAGACTGGAGTGTTGCTGCCATGTAAGTCATCAAGCTTACTGAAAAGATAGGTGGCACCCCATCTGAGCAGGGCATGAGAGGTACTATTGTTAACCAACTGGATACTACTACCCTCTTTTGCAAGCATTAGAACCTTTTCTTCAACAGTAAAAGATGAGTATAGTCTAAACACCGTTAACTGTTCGAACTGTGAGCTTATAGGCATACGTTGTAAGACTCTTAAATCATTTTCTGGGTCCCAGTCACTGTCAAACAATATAATGGCATCAACAGAGGAAAGCTTAACACTAGGGAGGCAAGCACGActttccaacaagaagacaaatgCTCTTTCGCCATCATTAAATTTGTCTAGAGCACTTTGCTTCGCTTTGGGCGCATACCCAGCAGCATATCGTACATAACAATGTTCGCCAAATCTCCGACAAAGTACATCATCCAAAATATCTCCAATCGATGTCAAATCACTAGTTGACTGCAGTTTTAAAATCATATGAAAAGAAAGAGAGATAAGATTTAAATAAGTCCTTAGGTAACTTGAAAAATAgaggggaaaaaaaaagaaaagaagataaaatgACCACAATGTTTGAAGTTTTGGGAATGAACTTGACAGccataataaaatagaaataaaagaagataaaTGAATTTAAATGAAGAGAAACTGGTTTTGTTCTCATAATTGAAACAAGGGAACAAAGCAAGGAACGTAGTAAGATGGCCAATCACAAGCACGCACACAAGACAAAGTGATACTTACAAATCCAAAATTCTGCttttaaatgattttttgaaaatccaGTTTGAGCTCAACAAGGACGCTAAATTTATGACAGCCCTACTAATCATTTTTGGAAAACTTATAACTAAATGAAACCACATTGACCAATTGAAATATTTATTGTAGCTCataattttactttttcaatCTAACCAACCATGAAATACTGAGACATGGTTTAAAAGCCATAAACATATAATCAATGCCTTTAGTTACATAGACCAgtcatcaaacataaattaaaagtatCTAGTTATTTATGTCCAATACAGTACAGGACATGGAGCCTTAACAACAATTATAATAATCATATAGATAAGCCAAAGATTCATGAGGAAAAAATTACGGAATAGCAAAACGGAGGAAATGCCACAAATTTTAAATAGAACACTTGACAAATTAAAAACTAAGATAGTATAGTAaattaaaattccaaaaatcaGGTAATTTTGGATGTATATAAACAACACTTATATTATTAACTCATCCCATAAGTTTTGCTTTATAGTAAAGTAACATCaatgcaaaaaattaaaataaagcaagAGACTTCAGTGGATGAACCTCGGATACACTATATTACTTCCTGCTACCGATTCCAAAACAAATAATGAATAAACTcgcacaaattcaaaaataaaagaaatatcaaTAATGATAAGGAACAGTCAAGGGAGTTTAAACGATGATAACCTGAAATAATATCATCACTCTTAAACCACGGCTTCTTGCTTTCAAAAGGATTTTTTCAAGAAGCTGCAATTTGCCACTTGCTTTTATCCCAATATTCAACTGCTCTTCAACAGACAGACCTTTATTGACGGAATTATATAGTGACGAGTCCAAGAGAAAGGGATGGTTGCAGCACTGTATACATCAGTCACACTGAATCACTGATCTGTTCTATTCGAAATGCATTGGGAGCCATAGATTTTATACAAGTCAAAGAAATGATACcataaagagagaaagaaggggggGGGGGATTTAATTAATGGTTAACAAGCAAATTCGCATGAGGTGAAAACTTTCAGCTTCTATTTGAACTTATTATTTAACTTCAGGTATACCTTCCTTGTTGAGTTAAGGAGGCCGCGGAGAGCATTGACCTTGTCAGACTTTTGGGCTGAGCATAGCAGAGTTCTGTCAGAAAGCAGCAATGAACAATACTGCTCAAGTTGCAAACTGGAAAGCTTGGAAGGAACCCAAAACTCTGCAAACCTAGTGGACCCTGTTTTTGTTCTAAATGCCACATATTGATCCAATTTGCTTTTCAAATCGGAAATGCTATCAGAGACTAATGGCTCTGTTTCAGTAGTATTTAACACATGATTTTCAGAGTTGAGGAAGGAAAGCATTTTGACATAATCAGCTCGATCATCCTGAAAATCCATTGCAGAAGTTGTCAATGTGACAAAAACATCAATAGCAAACACAAGTAGTATACCTTGATCTGTCCGCTAACAACCAGGAGCCTCAACTTTGTTGTCAAAATCTTGATATTGTCAAGGTGTTCCAAAATTCTAGGTCGCTGGCATTCATCAACTATTATTGCTTCCCACAAAATGCATCGTAGTTCCTTTAAGTCCTGCAAATCATATTAGCATTCATCATAGAACAATTgaaaacttaaattgtttctggAAAGTATCAGTTTGTACAATAAGAGAGTATATACCTCAACGATAATATCAGACgatgataataatatttgaaaTAAGATGCCATTGTCATCGTTATAAAACTCCAAGGTCCTTATGCTTCTCCGTACATCTTTGTTTCCCTTGTAAATGACAAGATTTGCAGATGGAGCCAAATGTAAGAACTCTCTTTCCCACACAGCAAGAGCAGCAGAAGTTGAGACAATGAGGAAAGGCCTTGTCACCTTACAATGCAATGACAATATAAATGACATCACCTTCATAACCCGCTCCTGAAAATATAATTCAGCAAAAAATGAGACATTCTAAAGCCATTAATATTGCAAGATGGAAATTATAGGATTCAAGATGAGGGGTCAAAATGTAGGGGTATCATTCTAATTCAGcaaacaacaacaagaagaacaaaGCTTTATCCCATAGGTGGGGTTGGCCTTCTAATTCagaaaaattcagatttatttgCAAGTAAAATGTACCAATAGAGGTATACTTGTTTAGGGGtgaaactggcataaaagctttCATGGATGAGTTTGATGTGTAAAATTACACAAGGAGCTCACCCATGAAAATGCCCACCCTAGAACCAGATTGTAAATCCTAAGGGTAAAAAGCTAACATGAATATAAGCTTAATACTATGAAGATGAGGATGCTTGGATGGATGAGTGGAAACATTGGACTAGAAAAGATTAGGAATGAATACATTACAGAGGGAGAGAAGGTTGGGATCATACGAATTATAGAGAAGATATGTACAGAGAACGCTTGCCAAAGGTCCAATTAGGAGATAGTGATTGTTACTTGTATTACTCAAGCGAGGTACTCATAGTAcaagttcaatttaattacaaGTCCTGGTGTTTAGAAATTTAAGTAAACAACAaataaggagaattaaaaattaccTGGTCAATCTTATCATCTACAATGACAGCACTCTGACCTTTGTGCCAACACATGCAAAGCTTGTTCACATAACTCAAATGCTGACTAGAAACTGCCACTGAATTACCTGAAGGCGGTACAGGTAATTCAGCAAAGGAAGCTTTTCTCTCCTACAGGCCCAAGTAAACCATTTAGGGAATCATGCTCATATTTAGACTTGAGATACATTTCATACAAGTTGTAAAGAGCTAATTTTGCCTTTATATATTGAAAGTATCCATCTCATACATGAGTGTAACCCCAATAAAAAAGTTACAAATTTGATAGGATTCATATTGTCATCCCTCCCATGGATTATGGAAATCATTGTCAAGCAGAAGAGTGCTCATATTTCTCTCTCTTACAAGAAGATAGGAGGACAAGAGAAACTCTACCAGAACAAAGCTACAGAAATCTAAAACATCATTTGGAAAAAATGCTGCAATCTGAAGCCACTTCCACACTAAACAAGTCATTTAGATTATGATGTTGCATTTAATGTAAGCTCTAGGTGCacgtatttataaaaaaaaaaaggatagccCAGAGCACAAGCATCCCACGTTAACACAAGGTCCGGAGAAGGGCCACACCCAAAAGGTGTAATGTACACAGCCTAACCTGATAATTATATCAGTGGCTGTTTCCACAGAGATTTCCATAAACAAATAAATGAGATTTCTGTTCTCCTACTGTCCTGCATCTTTCTTAGTTTCCTctctttatttaaaaaagtaaaaaataaaaaaattgcaaaTTTCATTAGATAGTGTTGTTATAGAGTTCATGATAGAACTTTTGAAAAGATCACAGTAGGCAATAATAGTAGATCCATCATATTTAGCCAGATCAAAAGAAGCACCTCATTAATGTCTCCATCCATCCCCTTTTGAAGACGACGACTTTCATAATCATTTTTGAGTTTCATGCCTTCAGACGACGTCAAAAAGGAAGCACTATCTAGTTCCCATGTAACATGATCATATCCAAGACCAGACCACTTTACAAGCCATTCAAAACAGCCAACTGAATAATTGTTATCATGCCCATCTAAatgttctttattttgctttggtAACACAATTGCTCTTTTTAGCAACAAGCGGTGGGGTATACTCCATTCTTTTTTCCACTTGATAACCTATCATTGTGGCATACAAGAAATTTATTAAGGATAGTTCCAAAGCAAGTATAAAAAATGAGCATTGCCATTCGTTTCTGAGAAAA contains:
- the LOC112696531 gene encoding uncharacterized protein isoform X4, which translates into the protein MIFGPHDLISYHNEQMIFSYAFYYSSSPLLIQVVRDLSSETNNTLENGPVMHNMIATKADVGHSTSRCGGSEQCKDNTQTGVHVKDKKAVGELVCLQCLHGSELICCFGKGCQRRYHPSCLNPPLNYYPVGFWNCAWCVKKKLDLGAYSISEGVESILDSREGISKNNVTEKEYFVKYLGLAHAHNRWIPETQMLEEGPKVLSAFKRKRRVIKWKKEWSIPHRLLLKRAIVLPKQNKEHLDGHDNNYSVGCFEWLVKWSGLGYDHVTWELDSASFLTSSEGMKLKNDYESRRLQKGMDGDINEERKASFAELPVPPSGNSVAVSSQHLSYVNKLCMCWHKGQSAVIVDDKIDQERVMKVMSFILSLHCKVTRPFLIVSTSAALAVWEREFLHLAPSANLVIYKGNKDVRRSIRTLEFYNDDNGILFQILLSSSDIIVEDLKELRCILWEAIIVDECQRPRILEHLDNIKILTTKLRLLVVSGQIKDDRADYVKMLSFLNSENHVLNTTETEPLVSDSISDLKSKLDQYVAFRTKTGSTRFAEFWVPSKLSSLQLEQYCSLLLSDRTLLCSAQKSDKVNALRGLLNSTRKCCNHPFLLDSSLYNSVNKGLSVEEQLNIGIKASGKLQLLEKILLKARSRGLRVMILFQSTSDLTSIGDILDDVLCRRFGEHCYVRYAAGYAPKAKQSALDKFNDGERAFVFLLESRACLPSVKLSSVDAIILFDSDWDPENDLRVLQRMPISSQFEQLTVFRLYSSFTVEEKVLMLAKEGSSIQLVNNSTSHALLRWGATYLFSKLDDLHGSNTPVFAQDIASDQSLLHDVICELSTVFSGGSSDIDNHGLSFIARVWQKGGEYAKNILLHGERVMKELDDGFDVFSWSNLLQGRSPRWKLLSVSSQRIRKPANHFDHKAKESESENNADNRKKRKVSEGNVDSKRKEVSKDTTVTRKGKVPDHANSKYLKKSLKNKKLNTSNVDEFLPKPDLAGLCDVLQLPKNVKALGARLLEHILEYFNVNWRDVSTMQAFELSVCWLAASLLKHNFDKQGSLALAKVHLNFNCEEEEVTYVYSKLLKFKKEFSSCLQSGICVEKCTSDCETPGLTDLVEDMQNGFQGPLESDTYRHDLQRESPTTVLATHYQTCAENFQIRLTDIGSCPQKSSGTFPAKADAIPVTSKASFLEHQSEVFDSSDDPCNVNPGTGSLENQINGDDFEVSLINNNEVVETITCSTADVPEVNQHCSVVSAVHGESIMDFPETTFPYMEPSNTDLLPLPQEDVTSFLENISIGEVLPFDEIFFENYNLHEDEPTLQVPDDPPESVPDPLQIEMERIKKATEEANRIRQQKLHQLESDHGMEVKELVAKYQMLLQNISTEVALQKKELDAYYKTVQKNKLLASVLDHNHKEYKREAVLFAEQGLPSAMGTASSSSTQQREHQPPLMSDQRLEQCLPMIAPHLFTPTEAVNTLEIANTSTAVPEMSAPRECIDPMIQSYVNLNYGCYSMASNPHLEASNSVPMMPSLSSGIPEQQLPLHLHQWQYQ
- the LOC112696531 gene encoding uncharacterized protein isoform X13 — encoded protein: MLEEGPKVLSAFKRKRRVIKWKKEWSIPHRLLLKRAIVLPKQNKEHLDGHDNNYSVGCFEWLVKWSGLGYDHVTWELDSASFLTSSEGMKLKNDYESRRLQKGMDGDINEERKASFAELPVPPSGNSVAVSSQHLSYVNKLCMCWHKGQSAVIVDDKIDQERVMKVMSFILSLHCKVTRPFLIVSTSAALAVWEREFLHLAPSANLVIYKGNKDVRRSIRTLEFYNDDNGILFQILLSSSDIIVEDLKELRCILWEAIIVDECQRPRILEHLDNIKILTTKLRLLVVSGQIKDDRADYVKMLSFLNSENHVLNTTETEPLVSDSISDLKSKLDQYVAFRTKTGSTRFAEFWVPSKLSSLQLEQYCSLLLSDRTLLCSAQKSDKVNALRGLLNSTRKCCNHPFLLDSSLYNSVNKGLSVEEQLNIGIKASGKLQLLEKILLKARSRGLRVMILFQSTSDLTSIGDILDDVLCRRFGEHCYVRYAAGYAPKAKQSALDKFNDGERAFVFLLESRACLPSVKLSSVDAIILFDSDWDPENDLRVLQRMPISSQFEQLTVFRLYSSFTVEEKVLMLAKEGSSIQLVNNSTSHALLRWGATYLFSKLDDLHGSNTPVFAQDIASDQSLLHDVICELSTVFSGGSSDIDNHGLSFIARVWQKGGEYAKNILLHGERVMKELDDGFDVFSWSNLLQGRSPRWKLLSVSSQRIRKPANHFDHKAKESESENNADNRKKRKVSEGNVDSKRKEVSKDTTVTRKGKVPDHANSKYLKKSLKNKKLNTSNVDEFLPKPDLAGLCDVLQLPKNVKALGARLLEHILEYFNVNWRDVSTMQAFELSVCWLAASLLKHNFDKQGSLALAKVHLNFNCEEEEVTYVYSKLLKFKKEFSSCLQSGICVEKCTSDCETPGLTDLVEDMQNGFQGPLESDTYRHDLQRESPTTVLATHYQTCAENFQIRLTDIGSCPQKSSGTFPAKADAIPVTSKASFLEHQSEVFDSSDDPCNVNPGTGSLENQINGDDFEVSLINNNEVVETITCSTADVPEVNQHCSVVSAVHGESIMDFPETTFPYMEPSNTDLLPLPQEDVTSFLENISIGEVLPFDEIFFENYNLHEDEPTLQVPDDPPESVPDPLQIEMERIKKATEEANRIRQQKLHQLESDHGMEVKELVAKYQMLLQNISTEVALQKKELDAYYKTVQKNKLLASVLDHNHKEYKREAVLFAEQGLPSAMGTASSSSTQQREHQPPLMSDQRLEQCLPMIAPHLFTPTEAVNTLEIANTSTAVPEMSAPRECIDPMIQSYVNLNYGCYSMASNPHLEASNSVPMMPSLSSGIPEQQLPLHLHQWQYQ
- the LOC112696531 gene encoding uncharacterized protein isoform X10 is translated as MHNMIATKADVGHSTSRCGGSEQCKDNTQTGVHVKDKKAVGELVCLQCLHGSELICCFGKGCQRRYHPSCLNPPLNYYPVGFWNCAWCVKKKLDLGAYSISEGVESILDSREGISKNNVTEKEYFVKYLGLAHAHNRWIPETQMLEEGPKVLSAFKRKRRVIKWKKEWSIPHRLLLKRAIVLPKQNKEHLDGHDNNYSVGCFEWLVKWSGLGYDHVTWELDSASFLTSSEGMKLKNDYESRRLQKGMDGDINEERKASFAELPVPPSGNSVAVSSQHLSYVNKLCMCWHKGQSAVIVDDKIDQERVMKVMSFILSLHCKVTRPFLIVSTSAALAVWEREFLHLAPSANLVIYKGNKDVRRSIRTLEFYNDDNGILFQILLSSSDIIVEDLKELRCILWEAIIVDECQRPRILEHLDNIKILTTKLRLLVVSGQIKDDRADYVKMLSFLNSENHVLNTTETEPLVSDSISDLKSKLDQYVAFRTKTGSTRFAEFWVPSKLSSLQLEQYCSLLLSDRTLLCSAQKSDKVNALRGLLNSTRKCCNHPFLLDSSLYNSVNKGLSVEEQLNIGIKASGKLQLLEKILLKARSRGLRVMILFQSTSDLTSIGDILDDVLCRRFGEHCYVRYAAGYAPKAKQSALDKFNDGERAFVFLLESRACLPSVKLSSVDAIILFDSDWDPENDLRVLQRMPISSQFEQLTVFRLYSSFTVEEKVLMLAKEGSSIQLVNNSTSHALLRWGATYLFSKLDDLHGSNTPVFAQDIASDQSLLHDVICELSTVFSGGSSDIDNHGLSFIARVWQKGGEYAKNILLHGERVMKELDDGFDVFSWSNLLQGRSPRWKLLSVSSQRIRKPANHFDHKAKESESENNADNRKKRKVSEGNVDSKRKEVSKDTTVTRKGKVPDHANSKYLKKSLKNKKLNTSNVDEFLPKPDLAGLCDVLQLPKNVKALGARLLEHILEYFNVNWRDVSTMQAFELSVCWLAASLLKHNFDKQGSLALAKVHLNFNCEEEEVTYVYSKLLKFKKEFSSCLQSGICVEKCTSDCETPGLTDLVEDMQNGFQGPLESDTYRHDLQRESPTTVLATHYQTCAENFQIRLTDIGSCPQKSSGTFPAKADAIPVTSKASFLEHQSEVFDSSDDPCNVNPGTGSLENQINGDDFEVSLINNNEVVETITCSTADVPEVNQHCSVVSAVHGESIMDFPETTFPYMEPSNTDLLPLPQEDVTSFLENISIGEVLPFDEIFFENYNLHEDEPTLQVPDDPPESVPDPLQIEMERIKKATEEANRIRQQKLHQLESDHGMEVKELVAKYQMLLQNISTEVALQKKELDAYYKTVQKNKLLASVLDHNHKEYKREAVLFAEQASSSSTQQREHQPPLMSDQRLEQCLPMIAPHLFTPTEAVNTLEIANTSTAVPEMSAPRECIDPMIQSYVNLNYGCYSMASNPHLEASNSVPMMPSLSSGIPEQQLPLHLHQWQYQ
- the LOC112696531 gene encoding uncharacterized protein isoform X8 — protein: MHNMIATKADVGHSTSRCGGSEQCKDNTQTGVHVKDKKAVGELVCLQCLHGSELICCFGKGCQRRYHPSCLNPPLNYYPVGFWNCAWCVKKKLDLGAYSISEGVESILDSREGISKNNVTEKEYFVKYLGLAHAHNRWIPETQMLEEGPKVLSAFKRKRRVIKWKKEWSIPHRLLLKRAIVLPKQNKEHLDGHDNNYSVGCFEWLVKWSGLGYDHVTWELDSASFLTSSEGMKLKNDYESRRLQKGMDGDINEERKASFAELPVPPSGNSVAVSSQHLSYVNKLCMCWHKGQSAVIVDDKIDQERVMKVMSFILSLHCKVTRPFLIVSTSAALAVWEREFLHLAPSANLVIYKGNKDVRRSIRTLEFYNDDNGILFQILLSSSDIIVEDLKELRCILWEAIIVDECQRPRILEHLDNIKILTTKLRLLVVSGQIKDDRADYVKMLSFLNSENHVLNTTETEPLVSDSISDLKSKLDQYVAFRTKTGSTRFAEFWVPSKLSSLQLEQYCSLLLSDRTLLCSAQKSDKVNALRGLLNSTRKCCNHPFLLDSSLYNSVNKGLSVEEQLNIGIKASGKLQLLEKILLKARSRGLRVMILFQSTSDLTSIGDILDDVLCRRFGEHCYVRYAAGYAPKAKQSALDKFNDGERAFVFLLESRACLPSVKLSSVDAIILFDSDWDPENDLRVLQRMPISSQFEQLTVFRLYSSFTVEEKVLMLAKEGSSIQLVNNSTSHALLRWGATYLFSKLDDLHGSNTPVFAQDIASDQSLLHDVICELSTVFSGGSSDIDNHGLSFIARVWQKGGEYAKNILLHGERVMKELDDGFDVFSWSNLLQGRSPRWKLLSVSSQRIRKPANHFDHKAKESESENNADNRKKRKVSEGNVDSKRKEVSKDTTVTRKGKVPDHANSKYLKKSLKNKKLNTSNVDEFLPKPDLAGLCDVLQLPKNVKALGARLLEHILEYFNVNWRDVSTMQAFELSVCWLAASLLKHNFDKQGSLALAKVHLNFNCEEEEVTYVYSKLLKFKKEFSSCLQSGICVEKCTSDCETPGLTDLVEDMQNGFQGPLESDTYRHDLQRESPTTVLATHYQTCAENFQIRLTDIGSCPQKSSGTFPAKADAIPVTSKASFLEHQSEVFDSSDDPCNVNPGTGSLENQINGDDFEVSLINNNEVVETITCSTADVPEVNQHCSVVSAVHGESIMDFPETTFPYMEPSNTDLLPLPQEDVTSFLENISIGEVLPFDEIFFENYNLHEDEPTLQVPDDPPESVPDPLQIEMERIKKATEEANRIRQQKLHQLESDHGMEVKELVAKYQMLLQNISTEVALQKKELDAYYKTVQKNKLLASVLDHNHKEYKREAVLFAEQGLPSAMGTASSSSTQQREHQPPLMSDQRLEQCLPMIAPHLFTPTEAVNTLEIANTSTAVPEMSAPRECIDPMIQSYVNLNYGCYSMASNPHLEASNSVPMMPSLSSGIPEQQLPLHLHQWQYQ
- the LOC112696531 gene encoding uncharacterized protein isoform X5, whose protein sequence is MSHGAPQYHKDKVVRDLSSETNNTLENGPVMHNMIATKADVGHSTSRCGGSEQCKDNTQTGVHVKDKKAVGELVCLQCLHGSELICCFGKGCQRRYHPSCLNPPLNYYPVGFWNCAWCVKKKLDLGAYSISEGVESILDSREGISKNNVTEKEYFVKYLGLAHAHNRWIPETQMLEEGPKVLSAFKRKRRVIKWKKEWSIPHRLLLKRAIVLPKQNKEHLDGHDNNYSVGCFEWLVKWSGLGYDHVTWELDSASFLTSSEGMKLKNDYESRRLQKGMDGDINEERKASFAELPVPPSGNSVAVSSQHLSYVNKLCMCWHKGQSAVIVDDKIDQERVMKVMSFILSLHCKVTRPFLIVSTSAALAVWEREFLHLAPSANLVIYKGNKDVRRSIRTLEFYNDDNGILFQILLSSSDIIVEDLKELRCILWEAIIVDECQRPRILEHLDNIKILTTKLRLLVVSGQIKDDRADYVKMLSFLNSENHVLNTTETEPLVSDSISDLKSKLDQYVAFRTKTGSTRFAEFWVPSKLSSLQLEQYCSLLLSDRTLLCSAQKSDKVNALRGLLNSTRKCCNHPFLLDSSLYNSVNKGLSVEEQLNIGIKASGKLQLLEKILLKARSRGLRVMILFQSTSDLTSIGDILDDVLCRRFGEHCYVRYAAGYAPKAKQSALDKFNDGERAFVFLLESRACLPSVKLSSVDAIILFDSDWDPENDLRVLQRMPISSQFEQLTVFRLYSSFTVEEKVLMLAKEGSSIQLVNNSTSHALLRWGATYLFSKLDDLHGSNTPVFAQDIASDQSLLHDVICELSTVFSGGSSDIDNHGLSFIARVWQKGGEYAKNILLHGERVMKELDDGFDVFSWSNLLQGRSPRWKLLSVSSQRIRKPANHFDHKAKESESENNADNRKKRKVSEGNVDSKRKEVSKDTTVTRKGKVPDHANSKYLKKSLKNKKLNTSNVDEFLPKPDLAGLCDVLQLPKNVKALGARLLEHILEYFNVNWRDVSTMQAFELSVCWLAASLLKHNFDKQGSLALAKVHLNFNCEEEEVTYVYSKLLKFKKEFSSCLQSGICVEKCTSDCETPGLTDLVEDMQNGFQGPLESDTYRHDLQRESPTTVLATHYQTCAENFQIRLTDIGSCPQKSSGTFPAKADAIPVTSKASFLEHQSEVFDSSDDPCNVNPGTGSLENQINGDDFEVSLINNNEVVETITCSTADVPEVNQHCSVVSAVHGESIMDFPETTFPYMEPSNTDLLPLPQEDVTSFLENISIGEVLPFDEIFFENYNLHEDEPTLQVPDDPPESVPDPLQIEMERIKKATEEANRIRQQKLHQLESDHGMEVKELVAKYQMLLQNISTEVALQKKELDAYYKTVQKNKLLASVLDHNHKEYKREAVLFAEQGLPSAMGTASSSSTQQREHQPPLMSDQRLEQCLPMIAPHLFTPTEAVNTLEIANTSTAVPEMSAPRECIDPMIQSYVNLNYGCYSMASNPHLEASNSVPMMPSLSSGIPEQQLPLHLHQWQYQ